A genomic stretch from Catenulispora sp. GP43 includes:
- a CDS encoding Zn-ribbon domain-containing OB-fold protein — protein sequence MTDGIPAAPGTEGWFRESPDGFVLLAGRCTACGALSFPPRTVPGCPDPGCEGLDQSPEPLSTTGTLWSYTDARYAPPPPYPRPPDTEFSPYALAAVELAAERMIVLGQVAPDIPAEALRVGMTMELAPGTLLSSTGVEERVWNWRPVAGYDAYTGEAHA from the coding sequence ATGACTGACGGCATACCGGCCGCTCCGGGAACCGAAGGATGGTTCCGCGAGAGTCCGGACGGCTTCGTCCTGCTGGCCGGCCGCTGCACCGCGTGCGGCGCCCTGAGCTTCCCTCCCCGGACCGTCCCCGGCTGCCCCGACCCCGGCTGCGAGGGTCTGGACCAGAGCCCGGAACCGCTGTCCACCACCGGGACCCTGTGGTCGTACACCGACGCCCGGTACGCTCCCCCGCCGCCCTATCCGCGGCCCCCGGATACCGAGTTCTCCCCCTATGCGCTGGCCGCCGTCGAGCTGGCCGCCGAGCGGATGATCGTGCTCGGCCAGGTCGCCCCGGACATCCCGGCCGAGGCGCTCCGGGTCGGAATGACCATGGAATTGGCCCCCGGAACCCTCCTTTCCTCTACGGGCGTTGAGGAAAGGGTCTGGAATTGGCGCCCCGTTGCTGGATATGACGCATACACCGGGGAGGCGCACGCATGA
- a CDS encoding MarR family winged helix-turn-helix transcriptional regulator gives MSEHTSVHTAEHEDEDEQELVPATGGSLAGRGHRPVRYRPSTGYLPWLLTMCDRELARHMTRLLAELDLTEAQYGVLQALVHLRRASSATLARSVSVTPQAMVGLVAALERKGYITREFGRGAGRVIDAEVTARGKEAYEAAKRRVRALDRSLRRSYTDEEFDQLVGLLERLPGVLGRLDDQRGSRRRADD, from the coding sequence GTGTCAGAACACACATCTGTACACACCGCCGAGCACGAGGACGAGGACGAGCAGGAACTGGTCCCGGCCACCGGCGGATCGCTCGCCGGCCGAGGCCATCGCCCGGTCCGTTACCGGCCCTCCACGGGCTATCTGCCGTGGCTGCTCACCATGTGCGACCGTGAGCTCGCCCGGCACATGACACGCCTGCTCGCCGAACTCGACCTCACCGAGGCCCAGTACGGCGTCCTGCAGGCACTGGTCCACCTGCGCCGCGCCTCCTCGGCGACGCTGGCCCGCTCGGTCTCGGTGACGCCGCAGGCCATGGTCGGGCTGGTGGCCGCGCTGGAGCGCAAGGGCTACATCACCCGCGAGTTCGGCCGTGGGGCCGGCCGCGTCATCGACGCGGAGGTCACCGCACGCGGCAAGGAGGCCTATGAGGCCGCCAAGCGCCGGGTGCGGGCCCTGGACCGCTCGCTGCGCCGCTCGTACACCGACGAGGAGTTCGACCAGCTCGTCGGCCTGCTGGAGCGTCTGCCGGGCGTGCTCGGCCGGCTCGACGACCAGCGCGGAAGCCGCCGTCGCGCCGACGACTGA
- a CDS encoding CDP-alcohol phosphatidyltransferase family protein, protein MFTIPNLISLARLAGVPLFLGLILSPYYGGPKYDVWALVILALSGFSDWLDGKLARRWNQMTKFGAMIDPLADRLYILATLVGLTVRQIIPLWLPIVLVGRDVAMLVLISPKLRKAGYGVALPVHFLGKAATFNLLYAFPLLLLGQISEKPNHLTDIANIFGWAFVGWGTALYLLAGGMYFVQARQLTRGTGR, encoded by the coding sequence ATCTTCACCATCCCGAACCTGATCAGCCTGGCCCGGCTGGCCGGCGTCCCGCTGTTCCTGGGCCTGATCCTGTCGCCGTACTACGGCGGCCCGAAGTACGACGTCTGGGCGCTGGTCATCCTGGCGCTGTCCGGTTTCTCCGACTGGCTGGACGGCAAGCTGGCCCGGCGCTGGAACCAGATGACCAAGTTCGGCGCGATGATCGACCCGCTGGCCGACCGGCTGTACATCCTGGCCACGCTGGTCGGGCTGACGGTGCGGCAGATCATCCCGTTGTGGCTGCCGATCGTGCTGGTCGGCCGGGACGTGGCGATGCTGGTGCTGATCTCGCCGAAGCTGCGCAAGGCCGGATACGGGGTGGCCTTGCCGGTGCACTTCCTGGGCAAGGCGGCGACGTTCAACCTGCTCTACGCCTTCCCGCTGCTGCTGCTCGGGCAGATCAGCGAGAAGCCCAACCACCTGACCGACATCGCCAACATCTTCGGGTGGGCGTTCGTCGGGTGGGGGACCGCGCTGTACCTGTTGGCCGGCGGCATGTACTTCGTGCAGGCCCGGCAGCTCACCCGCGGCACCGGGCGCTGA
- a CDS encoding DUF881 domain-containing protein produces MPTPPDVRSTPRRDASMSLLTNLLNDTLDPGYAETAARRKAAGEPDAGTSHWTKRMSPTVLFGVAAVALVLVIAAIQTHREAPAVERERQQLISRVQEGERKNSADESMISALRGQLQAAQAEALGPEQGKAFTAMAVATGASPVTGPGLEVVLNDAAGADSSASSDPRQTSNSASRVLDVDLQHTANGLWAAGAEAIAINGQRLTALSAIRTAGSAIMVDFRPLSPPYTIQAIGDPKSMAAKFADGADGRYLFALKSQYGIGFTTNTKDKLNLPAATQLTLSDAVPVP; encoded by the coding sequence ATGCCCACGCCGCCCGACGTCCGGAGCACCCCGCGCCGCGACGCCTCGATGTCGTTGCTCACCAACCTGCTCAACGACACCCTGGACCCCGGGTACGCCGAGACCGCGGCGCGGCGCAAGGCCGCCGGCGAACCCGATGCCGGCACAAGCCACTGGACCAAGCGCATGTCGCCGACCGTGCTGTTCGGGGTGGCGGCCGTCGCGCTGGTGCTGGTGATCGCGGCGATCCAGACTCACCGCGAGGCCCCGGCGGTGGAGCGGGAGCGGCAGCAGCTGATCTCGCGGGTGCAGGAGGGCGAGCGCAAGAACTCGGCCGACGAATCCATGATCTCCGCGCTGCGCGGGCAGCTGCAGGCCGCGCAGGCCGAGGCGCTGGGCCCGGAGCAGGGCAAGGCGTTCACCGCGATGGCGGTGGCCACCGGCGCCTCCCCGGTGACCGGGCCGGGGCTGGAGGTGGTGCTCAACGACGCCGCCGGGGCCGACTCCTCGGCCAGCAGCGACCCGCGGCAGACCAGCAACAGCGCGAGCCGGGTCCTGGACGTGGACCTGCAGCACACGGCGAACGGCCTGTGGGCGGCCGGCGCGGAGGCGATCGCCATCAACGGCCAGCGGCTCACCGCGCTGTCGGCGATCCGCACCGCGGGCTCGGCGATCATGGTGGACTTCCGCCCGCTGTCGCCGCCGTACACGATCCAGGCGATCGGCGACCCGAAGTCGATGGCGGCCAAGTTCGCCGACGGTGCCGACGGCCGCTACCTGTTCGCGCTGAAGTCGCAGTACGGCATCGGCTTCACCACGAACACCAAGGACAAGCTGAACCTGCCGGCGGCCACGCAGCTGACACTGAGCGACGCGGTGCCGGTGCCGTGA
- a CDS encoding small basic family protein: protein MIAAIGLVIGVIAGVVFHPTVPGGLAPYLPIAVVAALDAVFGGLRALLDGIFDDKVFVVSFVSNVLVAALIVYLGDQLGVGSQLTTGVVVVLGIRIFSNAAAIRRHIFHA from the coding sequence GTGATCGCGGCGATCGGATTGGTGATCGGCGTGATCGCGGGGGTGGTCTTCCACCCCACCGTGCCCGGGGGGCTGGCGCCCTACCTGCCGATCGCCGTGGTGGCGGCGCTGGACGCGGTGTTCGGCGGCCTGCGCGCCCTGCTGGACGGGATCTTCGACGACAAGGTGTTCGTGGTCTCCTTCGTCTCCAACGTGCTGGTGGCCGCGCTCATCGTGTACCTCGGCGACCAGCTCGGCGTCGGCTCCCAGCTGACCACCGGCGTCGTGGTGGTGCTGGGCATCCGCATCTTCTCCAACGCCGCGGCCATCCGCCGCCACATCTTCCACGCCTGA
- a CDS encoding DUF881 domain-containing protein — translation MQTRPGNEPDRDPESGAGNGDEERDPFTPKVRPEEGEGEGETGAEANLAETMDLRSLEAEKAEAKAKAERHKHRGQMSPETLKAQESAAESGDEAGGESESGQAEKAAEVGGESDKPTEPQPEEPVEAAEESQPARSDKPAEGEPAQAEKAVEAGGESESAQPEKPAEPEKPAEPVDLAATVNLRDVLPEEPTADTGAESARPRPESAETVNLRDMLPEDSAKGTEGESPLRRRTPGEPPRRRPAPGPGGQPPRRPAPGQDPRRAAGHPQSGEQGPRRRPAPGPRPGVRPVGPASPASPASPAAAAVAASVASGSGSGVPGKPAAPSVSLGRRRLFAALWPPRLSRNQAVVGVLLAALGAALAIQVRATNTSDEILRGARADDLVNILDEVTSRGQSLDAELRNLETQNAAIQDSADKAQAALAQAQQKAKDLQILAGTVKAKGSGITMTITDPQGQLKSATLLNALEELRAAGAEVVQVDDVRVVVSSSFVDAPDGGIALDGHELAKPYVYKVIGDPNTLGPAMQIPGGVVATVKTQGANVTITPGQVLVDAVAPAPNPDYAKAG, via the coding sequence GTGCAGACGCGGCCGGGGAACGAGCCGGACCGGGATCCGGAGTCGGGGGCGGGGAACGGGGACGAGGAGCGCGATCCGTTCACGCCGAAGGTGCGGCCTGAGGAGGGTGAGGGCGAGGGCGAGACCGGGGCCGAGGCGAATCTGGCCGAGACCATGGATCTCCGGAGTCTGGAGGCGGAGAAGGCCGAGGCCAAGGCCAAGGCCGAGCGGCATAAGCATCGCGGGCAGATGTCCCCTGAGACGTTGAAGGCTCAGGAGTCGGCTGCCGAGAGCGGTGACGAGGCCGGGGGTGAGAGCGAGTCCGGTCAGGCGGAGAAGGCTGCCGAGGTGGGCGGCGAGAGCGACAAGCCGACCGAGCCCCAGCCGGAGGAGCCTGTCGAAGCCGCCGAGGAGAGCCAGCCTGCTCGCTCGGACAAGCCTGCCGAAGGTGAGCCGGCGCAGGCGGAGAAGGCCGTAGAGGCCGGTGGCGAGAGTGAGTCTGCTCAGCCCGAGAAGCCCGCCGAGCCCGAGAAGCCCGCCGAGCCGGTGGATCTCGCCGCGACCGTGAACCTCCGCGACGTGCTTCCCGAAGAGCCCACTGCCGACACCGGCGCCGAATCCGCTCGCCCGCGTCCGGAGTCCGCCGAGACCGTGAATCTCCGGGACATGCTTCCGGAGGACTCCGCCAAGGGCACCGAAGGCGAGTCCCCGCTCCGCCGTCGTACGCCCGGCGAGCCGCCCCGCCGGCGTCCCGCCCCCGGTCCCGGCGGGCAGCCTCCGCGCCGTCCCGCGCCGGGGCAGGATCCGCGGCGTGCCGCGGGGCATCCGCAGTCGGGGGAGCAGGGTCCGCGCCGCCGACCGGCTCCCGGGCCGCGTCCCGGGGTCCGTCCGGTCGGGCCGGCCAGTCCTGCCAGTCCCGCCAGCCCGGCCGCTGCCGCCGTGGCCGCCTCGGTCGCGTCCGGTTCCGGGTCCGGTGTGCCCGGCAAGCCGGCCGCGCCGTCGGTCTCGCTGGGGCGTCGGCGGCTGTTCGCCGCGCTGTGGCCGCCGCGGCTGTCGCGCAACCAGGCGGTGGTCGGTGTGCTGCTGGCTGCTTTGGGCGCGGCTTTGGCGATCCAGGTGCGGGCCACCAACACCTCCGACGAGATTCTGCGGGGTGCGCGGGCCGACGATCTGGTGAACATCCTCGACGAGGTGACCTCGCGGGGCCAGAGTCTGGATGCCGAGCTGCGCAACCTGGAGACGCAGAACGCGGCGATCCAGGACAGCGCCGACAAGGCGCAGGCCGCTTTGGCGCAGGCCCAGCAGAAGGCCAAGGATCTGCAGATCCTCGCCGGGACGGTCAAGGCCAAGGGGTCCGGCATCACCATGACCATCACCGATCCGCAGGGGCAGCTGAAGTCCGCGACGTTGCTCAACGCGCTGGAGGAGCTGCGGGCCGCCGGGGCCGAGGTGGTGCAGGTGGACGACGTGCGCGTGGTCGTCTCCTCGTCCTTCGTCGACGCCCCCGACGGCGGGATCGCGCTGGACGGGCACGAGCTGGCCAAGCCCTACGTCTACAAGGTGATCGGCGACCCGAACACGCTCGGGCCGGCCATGCAGATCCCCGGCGGGGTGGTGGCGACCGTGAAGACCCAGGGGGCCAACGTGACGATCACGCCCGGGCAGGTGCTGGTGGACGCGGTGGCGCCGGCGCCGAATCCGGACTACGCCAAGGCCGGGTGA
- the gcvH gene encoding glycine cleavage system protein GcvH — MTPEELKYTAEHEWVRSGDADSVRVGITDYAQEQLGDIVFVQLPEVGSKITAGEPCGELESTKSVSDLFAPLTGTVTAVNAELDASPELVNSDPYGEGWIFDVEPDDASEVEALLDAKGYEASIAG, encoded by the coding sequence ATGACCCCCGAAGAGCTGAAGTACACCGCCGAGCACGAGTGGGTCCGCTCCGGCGACGCCGACAGCGTCCGCGTCGGGATCACCGACTACGCCCAGGAGCAGTTGGGCGACATCGTCTTCGTGCAGCTGCCCGAGGTCGGCTCGAAGATCACCGCCGGTGAGCCGTGCGGCGAGCTGGAGTCCACCAAGAGCGTCAGCGACCTGTTCGCCCCGCTGACCGGCACCGTCACGGCCGTGAACGCCGAGCTGGACGCCTCGCCGGAGCTGGTGAACTCCGACCCGTACGGCGAGGGCTGGATCTTCGACGTCGAGCCCGACGACGCCTCCGAGGTCGAGGCCCTGCTGGATGCCAAGGGCTACGAGGCCTCCATCGCGGGGTGA
- a CDS encoding FHA domain-containing protein yields MPFCTRCGNANQAGSRFCSHCGTALAESPLPGDPLVPEGAAERTSTMSLVGVETAAEAEVGGTEDTERVGLGPADREALAALPAGSALLVVRRGPNAGSRFLLDADVTTVGRSPDSDIFLDDVTVSRRHAEFVRSAQGFLVRDVGSLNGTYVDRNLIQEALLRDGDEVQVGKYRLVFHAG; encoded by the coding sequence ATGCCGTTCTGCACCAGGTGCGGGAACGCCAACCAAGCGGGGAGCCGCTTCTGCTCGCACTGCGGCACCGCCTTGGCCGAGTCCCCGCTCCCGGGCGACCCCTTGGTGCCCGAGGGTGCTGCGGAGCGGACCTCGACGATGTCCCTCGTCGGCGTCGAGACGGCCGCCGAGGCGGAGGTCGGCGGCACGGAGGACACCGAGCGGGTGGGCCTGGGCCCGGCCGACCGGGAGGCGCTGGCCGCGCTTCCGGCCGGTTCGGCCCTGCTGGTGGTGCGGCGCGGGCCGAACGCCGGCAGCCGGTTCCTGCTGGACGCCGACGTCACCACGGTCGGCCGCAGCCCGGACAGCGACATCTTCCTCGACGACGTCACCGTCTCGCGCCGCCACGCCGAGTTCGTACGCAGCGCGCAGGGTTTCCTGGTGCGCGACGTCGGGAGCCTCAACGGCACCTACGTCGACCGCAACCTGATCCAGGAGGCGCTGCTGCGCGACGGCGACGAGGTGCAGGTCGGCAAGTACCGCCTGGTGTTCCACGCGGGCTGA
- a CDS encoding MerR family transcriptional regulator: MSGEALTIGEVIGRLAADFPDLTVSKIRYLESGGLISPGRTPAGYRRFSEEDVEKLRWVLAAQRDQYLPLKVIRQHLAADGPRVTAGDADAIVTALTSGADPAAGTDPDFEAGAHRPGAAGVRARASSSAGMAGTADTAGAAGAAGTVDAAAPSGGTAPSAAGRSRPPLPPPSTLTPPLPPLPQPLNRAATVADPAFYAAARSDVGELHLGRDGLARTAGVSGSFVADLIAYGLLPNAEDYGGDAVFIARAASALTEYGLEPRHLRPLLTGARNTAGLLGTLLPTRRHDGVTGSGRQAAASRAASRTAEASVAAVKLYAALLRAELAGGAVPAAQAPQGPHSAPVGAEDAAAASGPSAATATTVTAPHAATTTAGHPATTTTAHTATTAAAHATTTAIGSPPPAAETSPAPSAPASRESSRNPGMPGGPAAR, translated from the coding sequence GTGTCCGGCGAGGCGCTCACCATCGGCGAAGTCATCGGCCGGCTGGCCGCGGACTTCCCGGACTTGACCGTGTCCAAGATCCGCTATCTGGAGAGCGGCGGGCTGATCAGCCCCGGCCGGACCCCGGCGGGCTACCGGCGCTTCTCCGAGGAGGACGTCGAGAAGCTGCGCTGGGTGCTGGCCGCCCAGCGTGACCAGTACCTGCCGCTGAAGGTGATCAGGCAGCACCTGGCGGCCGACGGGCCGCGGGTGACGGCCGGGGACGCCGACGCCATAGTGACCGCGCTGACCTCGGGGGCCGACCCGGCGGCCGGGACGGATCCGGACTTCGAGGCCGGGGCGCACCGGCCCGGGGCCGCCGGGGTCCGGGCACGGGCCTCGTCCTCGGCGGGCATGGCCGGCACGGCTGACACGGCCGGCGCGGCTGGCGCGGCCGGCACAGTCGACGCTGCGGCCCCGTCCGGCGGAACCGCACCGAGCGCCGCCGGCCGGTCCCGTCCGCCGCTGCCTCCCCCCTCCACCCTGACCCCGCCGTTGCCGCCGCTCCCGCAGCCGCTGAACCGCGCGGCCACCGTCGCCGATCCGGCGTTCTACGCGGCCGCCCGGTCCGACGTCGGCGAGCTGCACCTGGGCCGCGACGGCCTGGCCCGCACCGCCGGTGTGTCCGGGTCCTTCGTCGCCGACCTGATCGCCTACGGCCTGCTGCCGAACGCCGAGGACTACGGCGGCGACGCGGTGTTCATCGCCCGCGCGGCCTCGGCGCTGACCGAATACGGGCTCGAACCCCGGCATCTGCGTCCGCTGCTGACCGGCGCGCGCAACACCGCGGGGCTGCTCGGCACCCTGCTGCCGACCCGGCGCCACGACGGGGTCACCGGCTCCGGGCGCCAGGCCGCGGCCTCCCGGGCGGCCTCGCGCACCGCGGAGGCCTCAGTGGCGGCTGTGAAGCTCTACGCGGCGCTGCTGCGGGCCGAGCTGGCCGGCGGCGCGGTCCCGGCGGCACAGGCCCCGCAGGGCCCGCACAGTGCCCCGGTCGGTGCTGAGGACGCCGCCGCCGCGTCCGGTCCGTCGGCTGCGACCGCCACGACTGTCACGGCCCCGCACGCCGCGACCACGACGGCCGGCCACCCCGCGACCACGACGACTGCGCACACCGCGACCACGGCCGCCGCGCACGCCACGACCACGGCGATCGGCAGCCCGCCGCCCGCCGCCGAGACCTCACCGGCCCCATCCGCACCGGCATCCCGGGAATCTTCCCGGAACCCCGGCATGCCCGGCGGGCCCGCAGCGCGATAG
- a CDS encoding bifunctional nuclease family protein, producing the protein MNELDVVGVRVEMPSNQTIVLLREVSGERYLPIWIGANEASAIALAQQGVTPPRPLTHDLFRDVLAAFGRQLLEVRITAMRDMVFYAELVFDGGLQVSARPSDAIALALRTGATIYGAEEVLAESSILIPDEQEDEVEVERFREFLDQVSPEDFGA; encoded by the coding sequence GTGAACGAACTCGACGTCGTCGGCGTCCGCGTCGAGATGCCGTCCAACCAGACGATCGTCCTGCTGCGCGAGGTGAGCGGCGAGCGGTATCTGCCGATCTGGATCGGGGCCAACGAGGCCTCGGCCATCGCGCTGGCCCAGCAGGGCGTCACGCCGCCGCGCCCGCTGACCCACGACCTGTTCCGGGACGTGCTGGCCGCCTTCGGCAGGCAGCTGCTGGAGGTCCGCATCACCGCGATGCGCGACATGGTCTTCTACGCCGAACTGGTCTTCGACGGCGGCCTGCAGGTGAGCGCGCGCCCCTCGGACGCGATCGCGCTCGCGCTGCGCACCGGCGCGACCATCTACGGGGCCGAGGAAGTGCTCGCCGAGAGCAGCATCCTGATTCCCGACGAGCAGGAGGACGAGGTCGAGGTCGAGCGGTTCAGAGAGTTCCTGGACCAGGTCTCGCCGGAGGACTTCGGCGCCTGA
- a CDS encoding MerR family transcriptional regulator codes for MTGTTGALGGSGFPRAVGPGDLPAAPASAARPQAGYRGPTACAAAGITYRQLDYWARTGLVEPSIRSASGSGSQRLYSFRDIIALKIVKRLLDTGVSLQNIRIAVGYLRARGEADLAGVTLMSDGASVYECTSPDEVFDLVQGGQGVFGIAVDAVCREVEGTLKQFPGAGEGGDAPGGSAAVGSGAVGPGAGSSTGNGSGEEPQAGGAVDELARRRRIRAV; via the coding sequence ATGACCGGGACGACGGGCGCTTTGGGCGGGAGCGGGTTCCCGCGCGCGGTCGGACCGGGCGACCTGCCGGCCGCCCCCGCCTCCGCGGCGCGGCCGCAGGCCGGCTACCGCGGGCCGACGGCCTGCGCGGCGGCCGGGATCACCTACCGCCAGCTGGACTACTGGGCCCGGACCGGCCTGGTCGAGCCCTCGATCCGGTCCGCCTCGGGCTCCGGGTCGCAGCGGCTGTACAGCTTCCGCGACATCATCGCGCTGAAGATCGTCAAGCGGCTGCTGGACACCGGCGTCTCGCTGCAGAACATCCGGATCGCGGTCGGCTACCTGCGCGCCCGCGGCGAGGCCGACCTGGCCGGCGTCACCCTGATGAGCGACGGGGCCAGCGTCTACGAGTGCACGTCCCCGGACGAGGTGTTCGACCTGGTGCAGGGCGGCCAGGGGGTGTTCGGGATCGCCGTGGACGCGGTGTGCCGCGAGGTCGAGGGCACGCTGAAGCAATTCCCCGGTGCCGGCGAGGGCGGCGACGCCCCCGGCGGCTCGGCCGCGGTGGGCTCGGGCGCGGTGGGCCCGGGCGCCGGAAGCAGCACCGGCAACGGTTCCGGCGAGGAGCCGCAGGCCGGCGGAGCCGTGGACGAGCTGGCGCGCCGGCGGCGGATAAGGGCGGTCTGA
- a CDS encoding vancomycin high temperature exclusion protein, which yields MTRIPLPRARTSQRRLYQAAVLAVVLMFAPVTAVRAYASSYQRSAASVPYEPVAIVFGAGAPGGKPSPYLSRRLDVALDLYRRGKVTVILVTGDNSRPDYDEPTVMRQYLVNHGVPAARIVRDFAGFDTWASCARAKKIFGVDHATLVTQDFHLPRALLLCRAAGIDGYGVADTGESVAGESEMVHDSAREVLAGIKAWGQAAFQPDPVLGKRETSVATALAAARIS from the coding sequence GTGACCCGAATCCCGCTGCCGCGGGCCCGCACGAGCCAGCGCCGGCTGTACCAGGCCGCCGTGCTCGCGGTGGTCCTGATGTTCGCGCCGGTGACCGCCGTCCGGGCGTACGCGTCCTCCTATCAGCGCAGCGCGGCCTCGGTGCCGTACGAGCCGGTCGCGATCGTCTTCGGCGCGGGGGCGCCCGGCGGCAAGCCCTCGCCGTACCTGTCACGGCGCCTGGACGTCGCCCTGGACCTGTACCGCCGCGGCAAGGTCACGGTCATCCTGGTGACCGGCGACAATTCCCGCCCGGACTACGACGAGCCGACCGTCATGCGCCAGTACCTGGTGAACCACGGCGTGCCGGCGGCGCGCATCGTCCGGGACTTCGCGGGCTTCGACACCTGGGCCTCGTGCGCGCGGGCCAAGAAGATCTTCGGGGTCGACCACGCCACCCTGGTCACCCAGGACTTCCACCTGCCGCGCGCGCTGCTGCTGTGCCGCGCCGCGGGCATCGACGGGTACGGCGTCGCCGACACCGGGGAGTCGGTGGCCGGGGAGAGCGAGATGGTCCACGACTCCGCGCGCGAGGTGCTGGCCGGGATCAAGGCCTGGGGGCAGGCGGCGTTCCAGCCGGATCCGGTGCTGGGGAAGAGGGAGACTAGCGTGGCCACGGCGCTCGCGGCGGCCAGGATTTCCTAG
- a CDS encoding class I SAM-dependent methyltransferase, with product MTTTAAQEAFLQAFHAEHPAVTSEMLGRGHAPDGRSSYEMLRDRVAGRRRVLDLGCGDGLLLELLAEEDGRQLAGVDLSARSLELARRRPALSGPDVRLEVARAQQLPFADDNFDACVCHMALMLMADIEQVAAELARVLTPGGVLACVVGGGVVGGAAYDRFRAVFQEALDDLPAAQLVPALGDSRTRGREGFDEILAPTGFAPADWETVVIDLSGPVDEVWTGLTGLYTFDPLDEEAMERLREAFLAETRETAAPDGTVPFAFRIHIATARLREEI from the coding sequence ATGACGACAACCGCAGCCCAAGAGGCGTTCCTGCAAGCCTTCCACGCCGAACACCCCGCGGTGACCTCGGAGATGCTGGGCCGCGGCCACGCCCCGGACGGCCGCTCCAGCTACGAGATGCTGCGCGACCGGGTCGCCGGCCGCAGGCGCGTGCTGGACCTGGGCTGCGGCGACGGCCTGCTGCTGGAGCTGCTGGCCGAGGAGGACGGCAGGCAGCTCGCCGGCGTGGACCTGTCCGCGCGGTCGCTGGAGCTGGCGCGGCGCCGGCCGGCGCTGTCCGGACCCGATGTCAGGCTGGAAGTCGCACGGGCCCAGCAGCTCCCCTTCGCCGACGACAACTTCGACGCGTGCGTCTGTCACATGGCGCTGATGCTGATGGCGGACATCGAGCAGGTCGCCGCCGAACTGGCCCGGGTCCTGACGCCCGGCGGGGTTCTGGCGTGCGTGGTGGGCGGTGGAGTCGTCGGCGGCGCGGCTTACGACCGATTCCGCGCCGTGTTCCAGGAGGCGCTCGACGACCTGCCCGCGGCACAGCTCGTCCCGGCGTTGGGCGACAGCAGGACCCGCGGCCGTGAAGGGTTCGACGAGATCCTCGCCCCGACCGGCTTCGCGCCGGCCGACTGGGAGACCGTCGTCATCGACCTGAGCGGTCCGGTGGACGAGGTCTGGACCGGCCTGACCGGTCTCTACACCTTCGATCCGCTCGATGAGGAGGCCATGGAGCGGCTGCGCGAAGCCTTCCTCGCCGAGACCCGCGAAACGGCCGCGCCGGACGGAACCGTCCCGTTCGCCTTCCGGATCCACATCGCGACAGCGCGGCTGCGCGAGGAGATCTAG
- a CDS encoding VOC family protein: MITGTHAILYSADAEADRAFFRDVLEFPHVDAGGGWLIFQLPPAELGVHPAEGAPAGEVYLMCDDLDATLAVLAARGVHTVGERSEARWGVRAWIPLPSGGTLGLYEPRHPVARDL, from the coding sequence ATGATCACCGGCACACACGCGATCCTGTACAGCGCCGACGCGGAGGCCGATCGGGCCTTCTTCCGGGATGTGCTCGAGTTCCCGCACGTCGACGCGGGCGGCGGATGGCTCATCTTCCAGCTGCCGCCGGCCGAGCTCGGCGTGCACCCGGCCGAGGGCGCGCCGGCCGGGGAGGTGTATCTGATGTGCGACGACCTGGACGCGACGCTGGCGGTGCTGGCCGCCAGGGGCGTGCACACGGTGGGGGAGCGGTCGGAGGCGCGCTGGGGTGTGCGGGCCTGGATCCCGCTGCCGAGCGGCGGCACGCTCGGGTTGTACGAGCCGCGGCATCCGGTCGCGCGGGATTTATGA
- a CDS encoding low molecular weight protein-tyrosine-phosphatase → MSNASARAPYRVTFVCTGNICRSPMAEHVLRKHVDDEGLADAVVVDSSGTGGWHVGDPADRRTVRTLQRHGFTSDHSARKFQRDWFEDYDLVIALDAGHLRELRALARDDRDRDKLRLLRSFDPSAGPDLDVPDPYYDGDEAFEHVLDLIERAVPGILDEIRRGLKAKD, encoded by the coding sequence ATGTCCAACGCCTCCGCCCGCGCCCCGTACCGCGTGACCTTCGTCTGCACCGGCAACATCTGCCGCTCCCCGATGGCCGAGCACGTGCTCCGCAAGCACGTCGATGACGAGGGCCTGGCCGACGCCGTCGTCGTGGACAGCTCCGGCACCGGGGGCTGGCACGTCGGCGACCCGGCCGACCGCCGCACGGTCCGCACCCTCCAGCGCCACGGCTTCACCTCCGACCACAGCGCCCGCAAGTTCCAGCGCGACTGGTTCGAGGACTACGACCTCGTCATCGCCCTGGACGCCGGGCACCTGCGGGAGCTGCGCGCCCTGGCCCGTGACGACCGGGACCGCGACAAGCTCAGGCTGCTGCGCTCCTTCGACCCCTCGGCCGGCCCGGACCTGGACGTGCCAGACCCGTACTACGACGGCGACGAAGCCTTCGAGCATGTCCTGGACCTGATCGAGCGCGCGGTCCCGGGGATCCTGGACGAGATCCGCCGCGGGCTGAAGGCCAAGGACTGA